One region of Trichosurus vulpecula isolate mTriVul1 chromosome 1, mTriVul1.pri, whole genome shotgun sequence genomic DNA includes:
- the LOC118834608 gene encoding cytochrome b5 type B-like — MAVKGGSGSIEGQEPEAWVTYHRPYEVAKCNSENDMWIVIHGRVYDLTHFFSEHPDGEEVPIELTGWDATESFEVVGHSSDAKEMLKQYYVGELHPIDRKGFGSENSSSMYKSCWPSWIIPVVGAALLAIMDHFYMAESKLS, encoded by the coding sequence ATGGCGGTCAAAGGCGGTAGCGGCAGCATAGAGGGGCAGGAGCCCGAGGCCTGGGTCACCTACCACCGGCCCTATGAGGTGGCGAAGTGCAACTCGGAGAACGACATGTGGATAGTGATCCATGGGAGAGTCTATGACCTCACTCACTTCTTCAGCGAGCACCCGGATGGAGAAGAGGTTCCCATTGAACTAACTGGTTGGGATGCGACTGAAAGCTTTGAAGTAGTGGGACACTCTTCTGATGCCAAGGAGATGCTTAAACAGTACTACGTTGGGGAACTCCATCCTATTGACCGTAAAGGTTTCGGATCTGAGAATTCAAGTTCAATGTACAAAAGCTGCTGGCCAAGTTGGATTATCCCTGTTGTGGGTGCTGCCCTTTTAGCTATCATGGATCATTTTTACATGGCAGAGAGC